In Oryza glaberrima chromosome 8, OglaRS2, whole genome shotgun sequence, the following are encoded in one genomic region:
- the LOC127783211 gene encoding uncharacterized protein LOC127783211, with protein MQRRCLSLYVAVLMLVWLFFAPLSVVAGSLIAIPSALDGCRTSHRRPIENPRFNVTLWEKNEINTRPKASHGFDDGDEVSYTVAMPFIEKLRRRCAVATGGSHRRCDATAIRQFEEDVAPCLLERLKVNREFSHTLSNLDYSRWLGPYYLDLAVQQRSQMMNLFCMNKPNVLACLC; from the exons ATGCAACGCCGCTGTCTATCCCTCTACGTTGCCGTTCTCATGCTCGTCTGGCTCTTCTTCGCGCCGctctccgtcgtcgccggcagccTTATCGCCATCCCCAGCGCACTCG ACGGTTGCCGCACCTCTCACCGTCGCCCTATTGAAAATCCACGGTTCAACGTGACGCTCTGGGAGAAAAACGAGATCAATACTAGACCTAAGGCGTCCCATGGATTTGACGATGGTGACGAAGTCTCCTACACCGTGGCCATGCCCTTCATAGAGAAGCTTAGGCGGCGATGCGCCGTGGCCACCGGCGGTAGCCATCGTCGCTGCGATGCCACAGCGATCAGGCAGTTTGAGGAGGATGTGGCTCCCTGCCTGCTAGAGAGGTTGAAGGTGAACAGGGAGTTCAGCCACACATTGTCTAATTTGGATTATAGTAGATGGCTGGGCCCCTATTATCTGGATTTGGCCGTGCAGCAAAGGTCCCAAATGATGAACTTGTTTTGCATGAACAAACCCAATGTTTTAGCGTGCTTATGCTAG